A window of Drosophila willistoni isolate 14030-0811.24 unplaced genomic scaffold, UCI_dwil_1.1 Seg164, whole genome shotgun sequence contains these coding sequences:
- the LOC124460924 gene encoding transcription initiation factor TFIID subunit 15-like — protein MDFPVNIISASAFGSFGDIYRFEDGSGDARGPLLLGRSSYCGFGRVQGQGLDQNETEDGGVGGHRDVGRRHSVTTMATAATMAVSSTMILSSRSSRFGLAEMNRNVVQPSMDIGEQRQQYHRQQTGISMSFSMLLASSLTEEPTRMNPNILPSVVGVPFIMLGQERFELEPETIFVLGMRLSVTKNYILMFFSSVGMIAVDHASKPRIFVYKNKQNGRSKGEATITYIRTFMAEMAVRCLNASKFMEKTITVLPAYLSTRKGRGIRYRYPREFAPSNNREHQQDRQQQNRQRRPRRWRPARDNWYCMSCRNSNFVWRFNCNRCKASKSEYAAEPLFSGSPSFMRVARRWRIHKTDWECCYCFNKNFWYRQRCNRCHAPKAVDTPKPVTPPRSDKWELKLGSD, from the exons ATGGACTTCCCGGTTAATATAAT tTCGGCTAGTGCTTTCGGTTCTTTTGGCGACATATATAGGTTTGAGGATGGCAGCGGAGATGCGCGTGGTCCATTGTTATTGGGCAGAAGCAGCTACTGTGGATTCGGCAGAGTTCAAGGTCAAGGGCTAGACCAGAACGAAACTGAAGATGGCGGCGTTGGTGGACATCGTGACGTGGGTAGACGTCACAGTGTGACCACAATGGCAACGGCCGCAACTATGGCGGTATCTTCAACCATGATATTGAGCTCGAGGTCAAGTCGTTTCGGGTTAGCCGAAATGAACAGAAATGTGGTTCAGCCATCGATGGATATTGGTGAACAGCGACAACAATATCATCGACAACAGACTGGCATATCCATGAGCTTCAGTATGTTATTGGCCAGCAGTTTGACAGAGGAACCGACACGTATGAATCCAAATATATTACCGTCCGTTGTTGGTGTCCCGTTCATTATGCTCGGGCAAGAGCGATTCGAACTGGAACCAGAGACGATCTTTGTGCTGGGCATGCGTCTGAGTGTGACGAAAAATTATATTCTCATGTTCTTTAGTTCCGTAGGAATGATCGCTGTCGACCATGCGAGTAAACCAAGGATTTTTGTGTacaaaaataagcaaaatggACGATCAAAGGGTGAGGCGACcattacatatatacgtacgtTCATGGCGGAAATGGCCGTTAGATGCCTGAATGCCAGCAAATTTATGGAAAAAACTATAACGGTTTTACCGGCATATCTATCAACGCGCAAGGGTCGTGGCATCCGATATAGATATCCTCGAGAGTTCGCTCCATCGAACAATCGGGAACACCAACAGGATCGGCAGCAGCAGAATCGTCAACGTCGACCCCGTAGATGGAGACCGGCTCGTGACAATTGGTATTGCATGTCCTGCCGCAACAGCAATTTTGTTTGGCGCTTCAATTGCAATCGTTGCAAAGCCAGCAAATCGGAGTATGCAGCCGAACCCCTTTTCAGTGGTTCACCATCTTTCATGAGAGTGGCTCGCCGTTGGCGCATTCATAAGACCGACTGGGAATGCTGCTACTGTTTCAATAAGAATTTCTGGTATCGTCAGAGATGTAATCGTTGTCATGCTCCCAAGGCTGTTGATACTCCAAAACCCGTCACCCCACCCCGATCGGACAAATGGGAATTGAAGCTTGGCAGTGATTAG